From a region of the Salvelinus alpinus chromosome 2, SLU_Salpinus.1, whole genome shotgun sequence genome:
- the LOC139568227 gene encoding histone-arginine methyltransferase CARM1-like isoform X2, producing MPRLTVGGSIATVCLIVKSEPTKQSQVAKMAVSVFPCVRLRSIGDVNGEIQRHSEQQPLRLEVKSTPDTALLNLSNSDETSVFKCSLSRETECSRVGKQSFIITLGCNSVLLQFSTPAEFTSFYNILKSCRGHNAEHSVFSDRTEESSAVQYFQFYGYLSQQQNMMQDYVRTGTYQRAILQNHADFKDKVVLDVGCGSGILSFFAAQAGARKVYAVEASTMAQHAEVLVNSNGMGDRVVVIAGKVEEISLPEQVDIIISEPMGYMLFNERMLESYLHAKKFLKPNGNMFPTLGDVHLAPFTDEQLYMEQFTKANFWYQPSFHGVDLSSLREAAVDEYFRQPIVDTFDIRILMSKSVKYTVNFLDAKEGDLHRMEIPFKFHMMTSGLVHGLAFWFDVAFIGSAVTVWLSTSPTEPLTHWYQVRCLLQSPLFTKAGDTLSGTATLIANKRQSYDISMVAQVDQTGSKSSNLLDLKNPFFRYTGSTSAPPPGSHYSSPSENMWSNGGVYNMNQGGMPAVYDLSTVIGGGGSTVSHNNLIPLGVATGQSGPGNSPQYPINNSQFTMGGPSISMSSPMAMPSNTMHYGS from the exons ATGCCCCGACTGACTGTGGGTGGCAGTATAGCAACAGTTTGCTTGATCGTCAAGTCTGAGCCGACGAAGCAAAGTCAAGTAGCAAAGATGGCGGTATCGGTGTTTCCCTGTGTGCGGTTGCGGTCCATCGGGGACGTGAACGGAGAGATCCAGCGGCACTCCGAGCAACAGCCCCTGAGGTTGGAGGTCAAAAGCACCCCAGACACGGCTCTCCTAAATCTCTCCAATA GCGACGAGACCTCAGTCTTCAAGTGTTCGTTGTCCAGGGAAACGGAATGCAGTCGTGTGGGGAAACAGTCATTCATCATCACACTGGGCTGCAACAGTGTCCTGCTACAGTTCTCCACACCTGCAG agtttaCTTCCTTCTATAACATTCTGAAGAGTTGCCGGGGCCACAATGCAGAACACTCCGTCTTCAGTGACCGGACGGAAGAGTCCTCTGCTGTGCAATACTTTCag TTCTATGGCTATCTCTCTCAGCAGCAGAACATGATGCAGGACTACGTTCGGACCGGAACCTACCAACGTGCCATCCTTCAGAACCATGCTGACTTTAAGGACAAG GTGGTGTTAGATGTGGGCTGTGGTTCAGGTATTCTGTCGTTCTTTGCGGCGCAGGCCGGAGCCAGGAAGGTCTACGCTGTGGAGGCTAGCACCATGGCCCAGCATGCAGAG gtgctggTAAACTCCAACGGAATGGGGGATCGTGTGGTGGTGATAGCAGGGAAGGTGGAGGAGATCTCTCTACCAGAGCAGGTGGACATCATCATCTCTGAACCCATGGGATACATGCTCTTCAACGAGAGAATGCTGGAGAGTTACCTACACGCCAAGAAGTTCCTCAAGCCCAACg gtAACATGTTCCCCACTTTAGGTGACGTCCACCTGGCTCCCTTCACAGACGAACAGTTATACATGGAACAGTTCACCAAGGCCAACTTCTG gtatCAGCCATCGTTCCATGGTGTTGATCTGTCATCACTGAGAGAAGCTGCAGTAGACGAGTATTTCAGACAACCCATTGTg gacaccTTTGATATCCGTATCCTCATGTCCAAGTCTGTCAAATACACCGTCAACTTCCTGGATGCAAAAGAGGGGGATCTGCACAG gaTGGAGATTCCCTTTAAGTTCCACATGATGACATCAGGTCTGGTCCATGGTCTGGCCTTCTGGTTCGACGTGGCTTTCATCGGCTCAGC GGTAACAGTGTGGCTCTCCACCTCCCCTACGGAGCCTCTGACCCACTGGTACCAGGTCCGCTGTCTGCTCCAGTCCCCTCTCTTCACCAAGGCAGGAGACACGCTGTCCGGCACTGCAACGCTCATTGCCAACaagag ACAGAGCTATGACATCAGTATGGTGGCCCAGGTGGACCAGACAGGAAGCAAGTCCAGCAACCTGCTGGATCTCAAGAACCCCTTCTTCAG GTACACAGGCAGCACGTCAGCCCCGCCCCCAGGCTCTCACTACTCCTCCCCCTCAGAGAACATGTGGAGCAATGGAGGAGTCTACAACATGAACCagg ggGGGATGCCTGCGGTGTATGACCTGAGTACAGTCATTGGTGGCGGTGGCTCCACCGTGTCCCACAACAATCTCATCCCTCTTg gAGTGGCAACTGGCCAATCGGGGCCCGGCAACAGTCCTCAATACCCAATCAACAACAGCCAGTTCACCATGGGCGGGCCTTCCATCTCCATGTCGTCTCCCATGGCGATGCCTAGCAACACTATGCACTACGGGAGCTAA
- the LOC139568227 gene encoding histone-arginine methyltransferase CARM1-like isoform X1 encodes MPRLTVGGSIATVCLIVKSEPTKQSQVAKMAVSVFPCVRLRSIGDVNGEIQRHSEQQPLRLEVKSTPDTALLNLSNSDETSVFKCSLSRETECSRVGKQSFIITLGCNSVLLQFSTPAEFTSFYNILKSCRGHNAEHSVFSDRTEESSAVQYFQFYGYLSQQQNMMQDYVRTGTYQRAILQNHADFKDKVVLDVGCGSGILSFFAAQAGARKVYAVEASTMAQHAEVLVNSNGMGDRVVVIAGKVEEISLPEQVDIIISEPMGYMLFNERMLESYLHAKKFLKPNGNMFPTLGDVHLAPFTDEQLYMEQFTKANFWYQPSFHGVDLSSLREAAVDEYFRQPIVDTFDIRILMSKSVKYTVNFLDAKEGDLHRMEIPFKFHMMTSGLVHGLAFWFDVAFIGSAVTVWLSTSPTEPLTHWYQVRCLLQSPLFTKAGDTLSGTATLIANKRQSYDISMVAQVDQTGSKSSNLLDLKNPFFRYTGSTSAPPPGSHYSSPSENMWSNGGVYNMNQGGMPAVYDLSTVIGGGGSTVSHNNLIPLVNTGVVNHTSSRVGSIMSTGVGQGVATGQSGPGNSPQYPINNSQFTMGGPSISMSSPMAMPSNTMHYGS; translated from the exons ATGCCCCGACTGACTGTGGGTGGCAGTATAGCAACAGTTTGCTTGATCGTCAAGTCTGAGCCGACGAAGCAAAGTCAAGTAGCAAAGATGGCGGTATCGGTGTTTCCCTGTGTGCGGTTGCGGTCCATCGGGGACGTGAACGGAGAGATCCAGCGGCACTCCGAGCAACAGCCCCTGAGGTTGGAGGTCAAAAGCACCCCAGACACGGCTCTCCTAAATCTCTCCAATA GCGACGAGACCTCAGTCTTCAAGTGTTCGTTGTCCAGGGAAACGGAATGCAGTCGTGTGGGGAAACAGTCATTCATCATCACACTGGGCTGCAACAGTGTCCTGCTACAGTTCTCCACACCTGCAG agtttaCTTCCTTCTATAACATTCTGAAGAGTTGCCGGGGCCACAATGCAGAACACTCCGTCTTCAGTGACCGGACGGAAGAGTCCTCTGCTGTGCAATACTTTCag TTCTATGGCTATCTCTCTCAGCAGCAGAACATGATGCAGGACTACGTTCGGACCGGAACCTACCAACGTGCCATCCTTCAGAACCATGCTGACTTTAAGGACAAG GTGGTGTTAGATGTGGGCTGTGGTTCAGGTATTCTGTCGTTCTTTGCGGCGCAGGCCGGAGCCAGGAAGGTCTACGCTGTGGAGGCTAGCACCATGGCCCAGCATGCAGAG gtgctggTAAACTCCAACGGAATGGGGGATCGTGTGGTGGTGATAGCAGGGAAGGTGGAGGAGATCTCTCTACCAGAGCAGGTGGACATCATCATCTCTGAACCCATGGGATACATGCTCTTCAACGAGAGAATGCTGGAGAGTTACCTACACGCCAAGAAGTTCCTCAAGCCCAACg gtAACATGTTCCCCACTTTAGGTGACGTCCACCTGGCTCCCTTCACAGACGAACAGTTATACATGGAACAGTTCACCAAGGCCAACTTCTG gtatCAGCCATCGTTCCATGGTGTTGATCTGTCATCACTGAGAGAAGCTGCAGTAGACGAGTATTTCAGACAACCCATTGTg gacaccTTTGATATCCGTATCCTCATGTCCAAGTCTGTCAAATACACCGTCAACTTCCTGGATGCAAAAGAGGGGGATCTGCACAG gaTGGAGATTCCCTTTAAGTTCCACATGATGACATCAGGTCTGGTCCATGGTCTGGCCTTCTGGTTCGACGTGGCTTTCATCGGCTCAGC GGTAACAGTGTGGCTCTCCACCTCCCCTACGGAGCCTCTGACCCACTGGTACCAGGTCCGCTGTCTGCTCCAGTCCCCTCTCTTCACCAAGGCAGGAGACACGCTGTCCGGCACTGCAACGCTCATTGCCAACaagag ACAGAGCTATGACATCAGTATGGTGGCCCAGGTGGACCAGACAGGAAGCAAGTCCAGCAACCTGCTGGATCTCAAGAACCCCTTCTTCAG GTACACAGGCAGCACGTCAGCCCCGCCCCCAGGCTCTCACTACTCCTCCCCCTCAGAGAACATGTGGAGCAATGGAGGAGTCTACAACATGAACCagg ggGGGATGCCTGCGGTGTATGACCTGAGTACAGTCATTGGTGGCGGTGGCTCCACCGTGTCCCACAACAATCTCATCCCTCTTg tgaACACAGGGGTAGTGAACCATACATCGTCTAGAGTTGGGTCTATCATGAGTACAGGCGTGGGCCAGG gAGTGGCAACTGGCCAATCGGGGCCCGGCAACAGTCCTCAATACCCAATCAACAACAGCCAGTTCACCATGGGCGGGCCTTCCATCTCCATGTCGTCTCCCATGGCGATGCCTAGCAACACTATGCACTACGGGAGCTAA